The following coding sequences are from one Eucalyptus grandis isolate ANBG69807.140 chromosome 11, ASM1654582v1, whole genome shotgun sequence window:
- the LOC104446166 gene encoding transcription factor MYC1: protein MEELTYRASSSLVVPLSHNALPTLQQLVPLILQTRPEDWVYSIFWRPSIDDHGRLVLTWGDGHFRGTTRDPFPSKPTTKRVLKEAQCPGGKLTPGSDIDDPEWYYIFSVTRSYSSEDGILGRAFRSGGHIWLSGENRHELEMYECDERVKEARMHGIQSIVCISVPNGSGVLELGSSEIIKEDRSLVQLAKSQFPSHLMNLRINPRGENPSNDAKGEPALVVASKRPYAKSVGVVHHNISKESCRKKIVDEDIKESPPSPSLSGPLSHVEAERQRREKMNQRLYALRSVVPNVSRMDKASLLADAVDYIKELQSRIAELDSKLAKSERPSPKRLKTETDVASFGDAGVTTSRSSKNSSTTAVTTPDVPGLREMAVEVKVLGQEAVVRVRSPNLGHPCARLMDVLKELGSAVQHASMSGVEGMMIQDVVIRTPVDCWVSDESIRDAIRGKLGKG from the coding sequence ATGGAAGAACTCACATATCGTGCTTCCTCCTCATTAGTTGTCCCTCTTTCTCATAATGCCTTACCCACCCTCCAGCAACTCGTCCCCTTGATCCTCCAAACCCGACCCGAGGACTGGGTTTACTCCATCTTTTGGCGGCCCTCAATAGACGATCACGGTCGTCTTGTCCTCACCTGGGGTGACGGCCATTTCCGAGGAACTACAAGAGATCCATTCCCATCCAAGCCTACCACCAAAAGGGTGCTCAAAGAAGCCCAATGTCCAGGTGGTAAATTGACTCCGGGCAGCGACATCGACGACCCTGAATGGTACTACATCTTCTCCGTCACGAGGTCGTATTCCTCTGAGGATGGCATTCTAGGAAGAGCGTTTCGCTCAGGGGGTCACATCTGGTTGAGCGGTGAAAACCGCCATGAGCTGGAGATGTATGAGTGTGATGAGAGGGTCAAAGAAGCAAGAATGCACGGAATCCAGAGCATAGTGTGCATATCAGTCCCTAATGGTTCTGGAGTTCTTGAATTGGGCTCCTCAGAGATCATCAAAGAAGACAGGAGCTTGGTACAGTTAGCCAAGTCCCAATTCCCTTCTCATTTAATGAACCTCCGAATCAATCCTCGTGGAGAGAACCCGTCCAACGATGCCAAAGGCGAGCCGGCCCTCGTCGTTGCGAGCAAGCGTCCATATGCTAAATCTGTGGGCGTGGTACATCATAACATATCTAAGGAGAGCTGTAGGAAGAAAATAGTCGACGAAGACATTAAGGAATCCCCACCGTCGCCATCGCTGTCTGGCCCGTTGAGCCACGTGGAGGCGGAGCGGCAGCGGAGGGAGAAAATGAACCAGCGGTTGTACGCGCTCCGCTCCGTCGTCCCCAACGTATCGAGAATGGACAAGGCGTCCCTCCTCGCGGACGCCGTCGACTACATCAAGGAACTCCAATCCCGGATCGCCGAGCTGGATTCCAAGCTGGCCAAGTCCGAGCGGCCGTCTCCGAAGCGCCTCAAGACCGAGACGGACGTCGCCTCCTTCGGTGATGCGGGTGTGACAACGTCAAGGTCGAGCAAGAACAGCTCAACGACAGCCGTGACTACGCCGGATGTCCCGGGGCTGAGAGAGATGGCGGTGGAGGTGAAGGTGTTGGGGCAGGAGGCGGTGGTCCGGGTGCGGAGCCCGAATCTGGGGCACCCGTGCGCGAGGTTGATGGACGTGCTCAAGGAATTGGGGTCGGCGGTCCAACACGCGAGCATGTCGGGCGTGGAGGGGATGATGATTCAGGACGTGGTGATTAGGACTCCGGTCGACTGCTGGGTCAGCGACGAGTCCATTCGCGATGCCATTCGGGGTAAACTAGGCAAGggctga